A region of the Conger conger chromosome 6, fConCon1.1, whole genome shotgun sequence genome:
AAACCAGTGCAACAAtaatctatctatccatctatttatatatattacatcTATATTTATCTATTTCTAGCTATTTTTCTATCTACATGACAGTGGAAACACCATTCCACAACATTTGAACAGCTGTACAGGTACAGCAGTGAAATTGCAGTACAAAAGAGTTCTGCTTCATGCGCATGAGGTAACGGGAGAGATATTGCccgagtccgaggtgggatttgaaccccggcctctcactcgcCCCAAAGATTTTTGTCAGACGAACACGTTACCAGTCAGCAAAAGACACGTTAATACACGTtaccagtccccccccccccccccccccccctagccAATGCACAatgacgttatttttatttatttgagggcTATGTCATCAGGGAGCATTTTTGAGTCTTCACTATCACTGCTCTGcaccgtgcttactagcgaattagcggagctaaccctgctacacctgcAACAATTACAATCATTGCCGCTATGGTTGAACTGCAATAATTCTTTGCGAGAGAAGGTTCACAGTCCTACTATTTTTTCTGCATAGTAAAGACACATATAAATCATccttcataattattattattattattaataaagaaTGCCCAGGGACAACTTCACCAGTGATGTGGATGTGGTTCTGCGGCCGGGCAGGAACGAAAGACAGGATGCagccaaaatgtttgtttgtttgttatgatTTCGTCCACtgcatacagtatttgtatttatctcATGTAGAGAACACATTGAATACCAGCAGCATTTGTTCAAATGTTtacatgagtttttttttttttttttaaagggttgccagttcaattccgccctgggtgtgttgaagtatccctgagcaagacacctaacctccaaatgctcctgacaagctggttggtgacttgcatggcagcaaattgccgttggtgtgtgagtgtgtgtatgaatgggtgaattagaagcaccaattgtacagcgctttggataaaggcgctatataaatgcccgCAATTTACCATTTCCCATACATAACAGGTTCTCCAAACAGCTCCTGTCCAACACTGAAAATGGCATACGCCCACTGGTGGTAAGTAAAGATATTCACAACAGTGTTTTCCATTGAGCAGATAGGTGTGCAGTTGGTTCTCAGTATGGTTTATTCAtatgatgcatgtgtgtgaatgtctgacACAAAAATTTGAAGTCATAATTTGGTTTTGACAGACATGTTTTAGAGACTTTTTCCAGAACTTCAGACACGGTTTCAGAAAACATATGTACCCATTTTAATACACATCTGAAATAGTTTTTAAGTTGTTGTAGACTTTTACAGCATGAAAGCTATGATTAAAAGATATGCCATTCAGGATAAAGATTACAACTGAAAACACTGTTGAGATGAGTTATGAGAAAGGAAAGGacaaaatttatatttttgccaGCTAAATCAAGACTAGTAACTAATCATTTTTGATTCCGACAAAATCAAATATGAtatcaaatataaatacaatttaatacaGGACTgttgatttcacattttattagaGCATGAAAAATCCAGAATTTCAAACATCgcacacatatttttttatatattgttgGCATATCTTTCatgtaatatttttgtgttcagtGCATTGAAAATGTACGCCTTCGAAATTCACGTTCTCGAACCCCAGTTATCTCGCGCTTTTCAACGGCTAGTTATGGCGTCAGTCTTCCTTCAGATTTGCCAGCATTTTGCGGACCTCCAAGGCCCGCTGGGCGTCGTACAGCTCAGAGTCTCCCCTCATCACGCTGTCGATCCAGGGCATGTAGGCCGACAGTTTGGCGTAGACGCCGTACTTCTCCGTCGCGCAGTTCTTGTCGTAGGAGAGCAGGCCGGCTGCGTACACCCTGCCGTCCTTGGGGTCCAGCACCGCCAGGGCTCCGCCCTCGTCCCCGACGCACACGTTCTCGGAGAACGCGGTGGCACCGGTGCAGAACGTGCGGTCGTCGACCAGGGGCTCATCGCCGTCCACCTCGCCCCCGTGTTTGTACTCGCGCTGGCACAGCTCCTGGCTCACCACGGGCACGGTCAGGAACTTCAGGTGGTCGGCGAATTGGAGGATGTGGCTCCAGCCCCAGCCTGCCAACACGCCCAGCGTGCCCACCGTCTCCTCCAGGTTCTGCCCGCACCTGGGCAGCGGGATGGGCAGGATCTTGCTGCTGAACACCACGGGCTTCTTCAGTTTGATCAGGGCCAGGTTGTTCTCCCAGGTGGAGATGTTCTGGAAGCCTGGGTGCAGGACCACCTGCACAGAGCAGAGGCGTAATTAAcataacaggttttttttttcattttaattttgtatatatatatattttttttttttctacagggAAGGTTGACTGAGCAGACATGCTTCTTTACAACAATGCCCTGTGTTTTTACTGGTTAATATAATATGTTGCAGTGACACTTTTGTCCGCACAGAGGTTAATGGTGGTTAAACTTtgggtacacacactcataaatatGTGGCCTGGATTAGCTGAAGAACTGGACTGAGTAAAACCCCGAAGCctccaaaatctggaacatggactgcagTTAAAAGACCTGTTCCAGGGTTTACtcactcagtaaaacatttcacagctttgtgaaatatggcccagttatccaactaactcagtgatcctgcttcgtgaaacatggcccagttatccagctaactcagtaatcctgcttcgtgaaacatggcccagttatccagctaactcagtaatcctgctttgtgaaacatggtccagttatccagctaactcagtaatcctgctttgtgaaacatggcccagttatccagctaactcagtgatcctgctttgtgaaacatggcccagttattcagctaactcagtaatcctgctttgtgaaacatggcccagttatccagctaactcagtgatcctgctttgtgaaacatggcccagttattcagctaactcagtgatcctgctttgtgaaacatggcccagttattcagctaactcagtgatcctgcttcgtgaaacatggcccagttatccagctaactcagtaatcctgctttgtgcccTGGCGAGCTCCAGCTTTCACATTTGACAGACAATAAAGgatgggagtgggggggggggggtgcctcaCCTTCTCCACTTCCACCTCGCTGGCCGGGTCCACAGGGTTGCGGTTCTTGACTCCCAGGTAGACCTTGGGGAAGTCGGGGAGCCGCTTTGGGGCTGGCTGGCGAGGCTTCTTCTGAAACACGTTCCTCCCGCTGGTCAGGACCCAGCGGTCAGACACCAGCGCCCCGCCTCCGATCCCTCCGTCCAGCACACTGTCCCCGAAGTGCACCAGAGCCTGCCAGGGGACATTCAGGGCCACGCGGCCCCCAACCGCCCGCTTGGACCGGCCCTCGCCCCCCCTGCGTGCTGGAGGGACACGGACAGGTACAGGCTGCGGTTCAGACCAGTGACCTGGATTCAAACCTTATTCCGCCCCAACTGGGCCTCACCAGGGAATGATAGGGGGCTATAGGGTCTCTGTTGGTCTCCTCATTGCTCGATAGCACCCACTGCTGGTCAGACCAGGTGTCTACAGACGCACAAACTGAGAAAACGCTGACCGCTCGTTCTCCTCTTAAGAGTGAGGGACATAGAGCTCTATTCTAGACAATTATTATTCCTATTGTGCAAATGCCAATTTCACTAACTGATGTTGAAGCATATATTGTTACAATGCTTATTATTTCTATGTCAAACCTTTCttctttgtatgtatttattttattgttcatttttgcCGTACAGAGCACAATTAAAAGGTAATTGCACCAGTGTTAGCTAGCAGCTCATTTACATCTGGCAGGTAGACAGATAACCAAAGAAACAGCAAATACGCTACATAAAAAAGCACAATCAATAAAGGTGTCAACACTGTAAACGGTTAAAATCAGTATGATATGTACAAGGCGATTATTGGTGGTGACACATTCTAGCTTTAGCTAAAGTTTGAGGCTGATTTTAATCACCGCAATGCTTCCTGAGTTTCTAATGTTTGGGGGTACGGAATTCCACTTCCCCACCTTTTTTTCTATGGTATTTTTctacggtgtgtgtgttgcacACGCCAATGAGCCACATTGCACCAAACTGATTTCAGAAGTTTGCCGTGGCGGGAGCTGGAAGTTGGGAGTGCGGGTAAAATGGCGACGTACCTGATGCATGCGCGAGGCCGACACAGAGCACAAGGAGCAGCGCTGCTGCTGGAAACCTGCGAAACGGCGGGaaaagagggcccacatcactccgctgctaaaaaagcctactctggatccctccatcctCCAGAACTAccacccggtatctcttcttcctttcctttctaaaactatagaacgagccgcttctactcagctttcttctttcttttctaacaacaacctgctagacccccatcagtctggcttcagatcgggccactcgacagagactgcgctcctctccgtcagtgagtcactccatgccgcacgagcagcctccctctcctctgtcctcattcttctagatctctctgctgccctcgacactgtggatcactccatcctcctgtctgccctgtcagcaacgggcatctgtggcacagccctggactggattgagtcctacctctctggtcgctccttccaggttgcctgggctggttcggtatcgacacctcggcccctcgccacaggagttccccagagctcagtcctaggcccgcctcttttttctctttacactcgttcccttggccctgttatcactgcacatgggctatcctaccactgctacgcggacgatacccaactcttcgtctcgttcccgccctctgatacgcaggtttcagcccgtatctctgcttgcctgagggacatccagagctggatgaacaaccaccatctaaagctcaacccaggcaagactgaaattatattcatccctgctaaaacctctccccatctggatctctccatttccctcggggataccacactcacgccgtcacccagtgcaaggaacctcggcatggtgatggacagcagactgtccctctccgagaacattgtggcggtgacccggtcatgcaggttcttcctatacaacatacaaagaatccgcccctttctcatcccctactcgacccagctcctggtccaagcgatggttctgtcctgcctggactactgcaattccctctaggctggcctcccagcgtctgccatcagacccctccaactcattcagaatgcagcagctcgtctggtcttcaaccttcccaaatactcacacgtcacccccctgcttacttccctccactggctgcctgtcatggctcgcatcaaattcaaaacattggtgctagccttccaagcagttaaagggtcttccccagcttatctacataaaatcatcagaccctgcacccctgccagacctcttcgttcagcctccacaggccgcttggcacctccccctctccgaacctccacatcacgctcacgactactgtctgttctggctccacggtggtggaacgaactccccgttgaggtcaaaactgtagaatctctccccaccttcaagcgcaagctgaagacacacctcttcaagcagcacctctccccatccctccctacctccctgtgaaccttaattgttgtctctgtgactagctttgtgtatcggaatttttagttggctaggtaagcagtgtttggatagttaactttggtcacttttgctctgtttgtttgtttctttgttctcaaaaaaaaaaaaaaaaaaagggccctcgtccttatctttgttgtacaggtagcagttgaaattgtacaaaAATAACAGTACAGTCTGCATCATATGAGAGAATGTGTTATTGGGTACAATAAAACAGTCTCCATGGGGCTTGTACTCTCAAACTttcaacaaaaactaaaaaaaacacaaccgtCAGTACTGACATTAAAATTTAACACAGTCAAAAGAAGTATCAGTCCACGGTCGCTTAATTACCCCACGGTTAATCCAAGAAGCGACAATCATCCCTCACTGCTCCCACCCCCTGAGGTTATTCGCTCTGGAACTTTCTGGAAAGAGGGAAACTTACTGCATAATGGCGGAGGAAGATGCCGGAGGTGATAGTCTGGTTTTTTGGTTTCAGCGCTGGAGAAATACACAGTCCTGCTGAGGCAGATTCAGGCTTTTATAGAGGCCTGCCTGCACTACACCGTGTTCTGGGCGATTTCACCACTTCCCGATACCCAACAGAAGGCTGTGGGGATATTTCGGAATAGCAGGAATTGCAGTGTTCTTGGCAGCGGAGGGTGTTTGGATGCCATCCAGCTGTATTCTGTTCAGTGTCACTGGGAGAAGGGAGAACTTGTTTGAGAGACAGATCGTTGTGGTAAGCCATTCAAATGCGAGAAAGATCAGCAAACAAACTGTGTGATTAATGTTGGTATAGACGAAACTGAATTTCCAAATAGTTTTACATAGAGTCTGGTAGCTATATTGGCTTAATTTATTCTTTATCTTCCCCTCTTTAAAATGCAGACGTAatattataatgttttatatGAAGTAGTATCCAATGATGAAgagctgtcacgtttcaggtctgtctcgccatgttttatgtttatttatgtttatttatgttgtcttagtcacgtagtgtcttatcatgtattatgttgtctaggttcgtcatgttgtttagttatgtttcgttacgatttattttcttgtcatgtctagttatgttttcgtacgattattttacctggttatgttgagtgattatcgtcttagtttcgctttgtgttatgttttgatgcatgtttattgttacgttaactggtcgttgttatgcatacagttttacatgtttttccgcaaaccttgcgttccgccttttctctctctctctctctctttctgtcattcactccctaagtgtttccatttgtctatttactaaaactactaacgctagatcaggattgggtagagactaacaaactaatcatgtgttcatgttaccttacgtttctcgtgcatgtcatttactaatttactaatgtagggcaggataggtttattactaacgattactaatctccttgttaaacttgtcatccatcgcacctgttttccatttccttgctacgctctaactaattgtctgcacctgtctatacccgcatttatagcccagtcgcgctactgttcactgcgaaattgtctgcctctgttttccacgcaactcttgagcatttactgttttgattacacgttacgatccaagcctgtttaccgaccatagtttattgatttctgttttgtgaccatcgtttgttttttgactacgtcctcgcctaccgtttttgtacttttgccccgctgattgtttcatggtttcgactcccgcttcgcccacgactacgcctctgcctgccgtccgcttgttcatctgccccgctgactgctctcctgctaccagacctccctgcacgtctaccgactacgagattgcctcttcccttggcaccgtgctttttgtttgttttatatttgtttggctggatcttcgtgtatggactttgcttgtgtttactatgctcctgggactcgtcccgaataaagccctaacgggactttatttaactattgtttctgagtcgtgcattttgggtccaaccctcacgcacccgtctcaagagCAGTATATATCAATACCATATCAGGTCTTAAATCAATCATTGCTGCCTGTTCCCAATGCCCAAATGGGAAAATGGGTCTACAGGCATTCTGCTCCTTCTGCTTGGTACATGTCATCAAAGGACCTAAAACTTAAGGAGTGAGTCACATTAGATGCCTTCAAATCCCATATGAAGGATTTAGAGGCAAACTTAATGGTCTGTCTGTCTAAGTTTTGTCTAGCCTATTTTGCCCTTGCTTGTTATATTCTAAATTGTCCTGCTTAATTACGTAGTTTACTactgtatttatgtttgttACAAACttgtttgtaaattatttgggctgctgtctgtcctggccagGTCTCTCGTGATgaagagattttttttaaagatattttttaggcctttttcagctttattggacagtatatagtatagagagacaggaagaatgggagcgagagagaggggaagacatgcgacaaatgtcggactcAAACCGCCgatgtcgcggctcgcaatgagcatgcggtcagtgctctacaggctgcaccaccgagacacccgatGAAGAGATTTTTAATCCCAATGGAACATTCATGGTTAAATTAGGttaactaaataaaaatgtatttctaaataacataaatatctACAGAATAGGTTTCATTAATCAAATCCTTTGGAAATATGCCTCCTTGATTTTAATGGCTATCATACAGTTGAATTTTTTTCAGAGTTTTCGGAGATTTGTAAGATTGCCTGACCCTTTCTGATTAAATGGGAATTTCTGTCATTGCTGGCACTTCCAGTAACTTCCAGTTGCTGGCACTTCCCAAATCTTATCTCACGTTGGAATGAGTGCAACAGAGAAAAAGTACATATTACTCAATACGCCCACCAAATACTCGAATTGCAATGAATAAACCTGCTAGGCTATATAGTTCATGCAGATATCAATTTGGCTGTTTGTCCAAGGACATGAGTGGCATGCTGGACTTTATAATGATGTAATTGTGTGGCAGACAAACATAACTTGGACAGCTTATAATGCTAATGTTTTACAACTCCAGAGGCAGTTCAGCCTGTGAAAACCAGTGCAACAAtaatctatctatccatctatttatatatattacatcTATATTTATCTATTTCTAGCTATTTTTCTATCTACATGACAGTGGAAACACCATTCCACAACATTTGAACAGCTGTACAGGTACAGCAGTGAAATTGCAGTACAAAAGAGTTCTGCTTCATGCGCATGAGGTAACGGGAGAGATATTGCccgagtccgaggtgggatttgaaccccggcctctcactcgcCCCAAAGATTTTTGTCAGACGAACACGTTACCAGTCAGCAaaagacaaccccccccccagccaatGCACAatgacgttatttttatttatttgagggcTATGTCATCAGGGAGCATTTTTGAGTCTTCACTATCACTGCTCTGcaccgtgcttactagcgaactagcggagctaaccctgctacacctgcAACAATTACAATCATTGCCGCTATGGTTGAACTGCAATAATTCTTTGCGAGAGAAGGTTCACAGTCCTACTATTTTTTCTGCATAGTAAAGACACTTATAAATCATccttcataattattattattaataaagaaCGCCCAGGGACAACTTCACCAGTGATGTGGATGTGGTTCTGCGGTCGGGCAGGAACGAAAGACAGGATGCagccaaaatgtttgtttgtttgttatgatTTCGTCCACtgcatacagtatttgtatttatctcATGTAGAGAACACATTGAATACCAGCAGCATTTGTTCAAATGTTtacatgagtttttttttttttttttaaagggttgccagttcaattccGCCCTgggaagtatccctgagcaagacacctaacctccaaatgctcctgacaagctggttggtgacttgcatggcagcaaattgccgttggtgtgtgagtgtgtgtatgaatgggtgaattagaagcaccaattgtacagcgctttggataaaggcgctatataaatgcccgCAATTTACCATTTCCCATACATAACAGGTTCTCCAAACAGCTCCTGTCCAACACTGAAAATGGCATACGCCCACTGGTGGTAAGTAAAGATATTCACAACAGTGTTTTCCATTGAGCAGATAGGTGTGCAGTTGGTTCTCAGTATGGTTTATTCAtatgatgcatgtgtgtgaatggctgaCACAAAAATTTGAAGTCATAATTTGGTTTTGACAGAAATGTTTTAGAGACTTTTTCCAGAATGATTAATGgtattatgttttttgttttgaattttgaGAACTTCAGACACGGTTTCAGAAAACATATGTACCCATTTTAATACACATCTGAAATAGTTTTTAAGTTGTTATAGACTTTTACAGCATGAAAGCTATAATTAAAAGATATGCCATTCAGGATCTAGATTACAACTGAAAAGACTGTTGAGATGAGTTATGAGAAAGGAAAGGacaaaatttatatttttgccaGCTAAATCAAGACTAGTAACTAATCATTTTTGATTCCGACAAAATCAAATATGAtatcaaatataaatacaatttaatacaGGACTgttgatttcacattttattagaGCATGAAAAATCCAGAATTTCAAACATCgcacacatatttttttatatattgttgGCATATCTTTCatgtaatatttttgtgttcagtGCATTGAAAATGTACGCCTTCGAAATTCACGTTCTCGAACACCAGTTATCTCGCGCTTTTCAACGGCTAGTTATCGCGTAGTTATGGCGTCAGTCTTCCTTCAGATTTGCCAGCATTTTGCGGACCTCCAAGGCCCGCTGGGCGTCGTACAGCTCCGAGTCTCCCCTCATCACGCTGTCGATCCAGGGCATGTAGGCCGACAGTTTGGCATAGACGCCGTACTTCTCCGTCGCGCAGTTCTTGTCGTAGGAGAGCAGGCCGGCTGCGTACACCCTGCCGTCCTTGGGGTCCAGCACCGCCAGGGCTCCGCCCTCGTCCCCGACGCACACGTTCTCGGAGAACGCGGTGGCGCCGGTGCAGAACGTGCGGTCGTCGACCAGGGGCTCATCGCCGTCCACCTCGCCCCCGTGTTTGTACTCGCGCTGGCACAGCTCCTGGCTCACCACAGGCACGGTCAGGAACTTCAGGTGGTCGGCGAATTGGTAGACGTGGCTCCAGCCCCAGCCTGCCAACACGCCCAGCGTGCCCACCGTCTCCTCCAGGTTCTGCCCGCACCTGGGCAGCGGGATGGGCAGGATCTTGCTGCTGAACACCACGGGCTTCTTCAGTTTGATCAGGGCCAGGTTGTTCTCCCAGGTGGAGATGTTCTGGAAGTCTGGGTGCAGGACCACCTGCACAGAGCAGAGGCGTAATTAAcataacaggttttttttttcattttaattttgtatatatatattttttatacaggGAAGGTTGACTGAGCAGACAACAATGCCCTGTGTTTTTACTGGTTAATATAATATGTTGCAGTGACACTTTTGTCCGCACAGAGGTTAATGGTGGTTAAACTGTGGGTACACGCACTCATAAATATGTGGCCTGGATTAGCTGAAGAACTGGACTGAGTAAAACCCCGAAGCctccaaaatctggaacatggactgcagTTAAAAGACCTGTTCCAGGGTTTACtcactcagtaaaacatttcacagctttgtgaaatatggcccagttatccaactaactcagtgatcctgcttcgtgaaacatggcccagttatccagctaactcagtaatcctgcttcgtgaaacatggcccagttatccagctaactcagtaatcctgctttgtgaaacatggcccagttatccagctaactcagtaatcctgctttgtgaaacatggcccagttatccagctaactcagtgatcctgctttgtgaaacatggcccagttattcagctaactcagtaatcctgctttgtaccCTGGGGAGCTCCAGCTTTCACATTTGACAGACAATAAAGgatgggagtggggggggtgcCTCACCTTCTCCACTTCCACCTCGCTGGCCGGGTCCACAGGGTTGCGGTTCTTGACTCCCAGGTAGACCTTGGGGAAGTCGGGGAGCCGCTTTGGGGCTGGCTGGCGAGGCTTCTTCTGAAACACGTTCCTACCGCTGGTCAGGACCCAGCGGTCAGACACCAGCGCCCCGCCTCCGATCCCTCCGTCCAGCACACTGTCCCCGAAGTGCACCAGAGCCTGCCAGGGGACATTCAGGGCCACGCGGCCCCCAACCGCCCTCTTGGACCGGCCCTCGCCCCCCCTGCGTGCTGGAGGGACACAGACAGGTACAGGCTGCGGTTCAGACCAGTGACCTGGATTCAAACCTTATTCCGCCCTAACTGGGCCTCACCAGGGAATGATAGGGGGCTATAGTGTTTCTGTTGGTCTCCTCATTGGCCGATAGCACCCACTGCTGGTCAGACCAGGTGTCTGCAGACGCACAAACTGAGAAAACGCTGACCGCTCGTTCTCCTCTTAAGAGTGAGGGACAT
Encoded here:
- the LOC133130529 gene encoding haptoglobin-like, translated to MTKCFYDFYHIAKCFSDWLTHIYHMAKCFSDWLTHIYHMAKCFSDWLTHIYHMAKCFSDWLTHIYHIAKCFSDWLTHIYHMAKCFSDWLAVLQFPAALLLVLCVGLAHASGLNPGHWSEPQPVPVCVPPARRGGEGRSKRAVGGRVALNVPWQALVHFGDSVLDGGIGGGALVSDRWVLTSGRNVFQKKPRQPAPKRLPDFPKVYLGVKNRNPVDPASEVEVEKVVLHPDFQNISTWENNLALIKLKKPVVFSSKILPIPLPRCGQNLEETVGTLGVLAGWGWSHVYQFADHLKFLTVPVVSQELCQREYKHGGEVDGDEPLVDDRTFCTGATAFSENVCVGDEGGALAVLDPKDGRVYAAGLLSYDKNCATEKYGVYAKLSAYMPWIDSVMRGDSELYDAQRALEVRKMLANLKED
- the LOC133130082 gene encoding haptoglobin-related protein-like, giving the protein MQFPAAALLLVLCVGLAHASARRGGEGRSKRAVGGRVALNVPWQALVHFGDSVLDGGIGGGALVSDRWVLTSGRNVFQKKPRQPAPKRLPDFPKVYLGVKNRNPVDPASEVEVEKVVLHPGFQNISTWENNLALIKLKKPVVFSSKILPIPLPRCGQNLEETVGTLGVLAGWGWSHILQFADHLKFLTVPVVSQELCQREYKHGGEVDGDEPLVDDRTFCTGATAFSENVCVGDEGGALAVLDPKDGRVYAAGLLSYDKNCATEKYGVYAKLSAYMPWIDSVMRGDSELYDAQRALEVRKMLANLKED